The Flavobacteriales bacterium genome window below encodes:
- the asnS gene encoding asparagine--tRNA ligase: MSRVKVLEALNQDPGSSIVVKGWVRAFRSNRFIALNDGSTINNIQIVIDDTVINQDIIDNISIGAAIAVTGDLVESQGKGQKVEVLATAVTVLGTANPEEVQKTILQPKRHSLELLREQAHLRFRTNLFGAIFRIRHAMTYAIHNYFNSKGFYNLHTPIITGSDAEGAGEMFRVTNFDLTNIPLTEDGKIDVEQDFFGKETNLTVSGQLEAELGAMALGQVYTFGPTFRAENSNTSRHLAEFWMIEPEVAFADLQDDMELSEDFMKYVIQYALDNCKDDLAFLLQREAFEEKQKPQAERNELNLIERLEFVVSNDFERISYTEAIEILQRSKPYKKKKFKYPVEWGVDLASEHERFLVEKHFKKPVIIFDYPKEIKAFYMRNNDDGKTVAAMDVLFPGIGEIIGGSQREERLEVLKEKIKDFNIEEEHVWWYLDTRKFGTAPHAGFGLGFERLIMFVTGMSNIRDVIPFPRTPKNAEF; encoded by the coding sequence GTGAGTAGAGTAAAAGTATTAGAGGCACTGAATCAGGACCCTGGTTCAAGTATTGTAGTTAAAGGATGGGTAAGAGCTTTTAGAAGCAATCGTTTTATCGCATTAAACGACGGTTCTACAATCAACAACATACAGATCGTAATCGATGATACTGTAATCAATCAAGATATAATTGACAACATTTCTATCGGTGCCGCTATTGCAGTGACCGGAGATTTAGTAGAATCGCAAGGTAAAGGACAGAAAGTAGAAGTCTTAGCAACAGCAGTTACTGTTCTTGGAACTGCCAACCCTGAAGAAGTACAAAAAACAATCTTACAGCCTAAACGTCACTCATTAGAGTTGTTAAGAGAGCAAGCGCATTTGCGTTTTAGAACCAACTTATTTGGAGCTATTTTTAGAATTCGTCATGCCATGACTTATGCTATTCACAATTATTTTAATAGTAAAGGATTCTATAATTTACACACACCGATTATAACAGGATCTGATGCTGAGGGTGCTGGAGAAATGTTTAGAGTTACCAACTTTGATTTAACGAATATTCCATTAACAGAAGATGGAAAAATCGATGTTGAACAAGATTTTTTTGGAAAAGAAACCAACTTAACCGTTTCTGGACAATTAGAAGCAGAATTGGGAGCAATGGCCTTAGGGCAAGTGTACACATTTGGGCCTACATTTAGAGCGGAGAACTCCAACACTTCACGTCACTTAGCTGAATTTTGGATGATCGAACCAGAAGTCGCTTTTGCCGATTTACAAGACGATATGGAATTGAGTGAAGACTTTATGAAGTATGTCATTCAATACGCTTTAGATAACTGTAAAGATGATTTAGCTTTCCTATTACAAAGAGAGGCCTTTGAAGAAAAACAAAAACCACAAGCCGAACGTAACGAGCTAAACCTCATAGAACGCCTAGAATTTGTTGTTTCCAATGATTTCGAAAGAATTTCATATACAGAGGCCATTGAGATTTTACAACGCTCTAAACCTTATAAAAAGAAGAAATTTAAATATCCTGTAGAATGGGGGGTAGATTTAGCCAGTGAACATGAGCGTTTCTTAGTAGAAAAACATTTTAAAAAGCCCGTAATTATTTTCGATTATCCGAAAGAAATTAAAGCATTTTATATGCGTAACAATGACGATGGAAAAACTGTTGCAGCAATGGATGTTTTATTCCCAGGTATTGGAGAAATTATTGGAGGGTCTCAACGTGAAGAACGTTTAGAAGTCTTAAAGGAAAAAATAAAAGACTTCAACATTGAAGAAGAACACGTATGGTGGTATTTGGATACTCGTAAATTTGGAACAGCTCCACATGCTGGTTTTGGACTTGGTTTCGAACGTTTAATTATGTTTGTTACTGGAATGAGTAATATTAGAGATGTTATCCCATTCCCACGTACACCAAAGAACGCTGAATTTTAA